One part of the Streptomyces lienomycini genome encodes these proteins:
- a CDS encoding mannosyltransferase family protein → MTDLETRTSGRPGALRRAAPALLGYAAVRALGLLALALWSAARDKSAYTLLTARWDSLWYTRVADLGYGYEVRLPGGDVHSNLAFFPLLPWLERLGAAVTPLSYADAGFVVSLLASLAAAWGIFAVAEHVYGARVGGCAVLLWAVLPVGVVQSMAYSESLFTALAAWSLYAVLTGRWVTAGTLAALAGLTRPVGLAVTAAVWAAAVVAFTRSQSGGGADGGHRPALVPRVGARRLLGMLLAPLGAAGYVLWVGHRTGKGPLGYLDVQAGWRNGFDGGAAFARFVAEKFTSFPAALAGVGLVVGVALLLWLYVVGVRQRQPLALLVYTGIVMALALCASSYFGSKPRLLLPAFPLLLPLARALARARASRAVPVVCGVAVASAVYGAFWLNGSGPP, encoded by the coding sequence GTGACCGATCTTGAAACGCGCACCTCGGGCCGTCCGGGAGCCCTGCGCCGGGCCGCCCCGGCGCTCCTCGGCTACGCGGCCGTACGCGCCCTGGGCCTGCTGGCCCTGGCCCTGTGGAGCGCCGCGCGCGACAAGAGCGCGTACACGCTGCTGACGGCCCGCTGGGACTCCCTGTGGTACACCAGGGTCGCCGACCTGGGGTACGGCTACGAGGTGCGGCTGCCGGGCGGCGACGTGCACTCCAATCTGGCGTTCTTCCCGCTGCTGCCCTGGCTGGAGCGGCTCGGCGCGGCGGTGACGCCGCTGTCGTACGCCGACGCCGGGTTCGTCGTCTCGCTGCTCGCCTCGCTCGCCGCGGCCTGGGGGATCTTCGCGGTGGCGGAGCACGTGTACGGCGCCCGCGTCGGCGGGTGCGCGGTGCTGCTGTGGGCGGTGCTGCCGGTCGGGGTCGTGCAGTCGATGGCGTACAGCGAGTCCCTGTTCACGGCGCTGGCCGCCTGGTCGCTGTACGCGGTGCTGACCGGGCGCTGGGTGACGGCCGGGACCCTGGCCGCGCTGGCCGGGCTGACCCGCCCGGTGGGGCTCGCGGTGACGGCGGCGGTCTGGGCGGCGGCGGTGGTGGCGTTCACGCGGAGCCAAAGCGGCGGCGGAGCGGACGGCGGCCACCGCCCGGCGCTCGTCCCCCGCGTCGGCGCACGGCGCCTGCTGGGCATGCTGCTCGCGCCCCTGGGAGCCGCCGGCTACGTCCTGTGGGTCGGCCACCGCACCGGCAAGGGTCCGCTCGGCTACCTCGACGTACAGGCCGGCTGGCGCAACGGCTTCGACGGGGGCGCGGCCTTCGCCCGCTTCGTCGCCGAGAAGTTCACGTCGTTCCCGGCGGCCCTGGCCGGGGTCGGACTGGTCGTCGGGGTGGCGCTGCTGCTCTGGCTGTACGTGGTGGGCGTCCGGCAGCGCCAGCCGCTCGCGCTGCTGGTGTACACGGGGATCGTCATGGCGCTCGCCCTGTGCGCGTCGAGCTACTTCGGCTCCAAACCGCGGCTGCTGCTGCCCGCCTTCCCGCTGCTGCTGCCCCTCGCCCGGGCCCTGGCCCGGGCGCGTGCCTCCAGGGCGGTGCCGGTCGTGTGCGGTGTCGCGGTGGCGTCGGCCGTGTACGGAGCGTTCTGGCTGAACGGCTCCGGCCCGCCCTGA
- a CDS encoding phosphatase PAP2 family protein yields MRTERKPTRLDRVFARLDREPERPALLDVPEMSRHRFALFAGTLAFYLAIVWAVVITSWLVRLDWQVMFFRPYQQWPEIHAFVDYYVVLGQRGPTAVMVAAWLGWRSWRQHTLRPLLALGVSLLLLNVTVGAAKYGMGRLGPHYATTIGANEMWLGGDIFPSGHTANAVVTWGILAYLASTHRARRWLSALSAVTSLGVGMSTVYLGTHWLSDVLLGWAAGLLILLALPWCEPLITRAEALVLGLRDRWFARRDRGRTTKRPVGPPVSVAPAGSGREEAPAREPVAAPRTTRAPVYLAPGPHTARSDRTPVTPAGSRRPPHPDRHPRGSAPAGRPLSGG; encoded by the coding sequence GTGCGTACCGAACGGAAGCCCACCCGTCTGGACCGGGTGTTCGCGAGACTGGACCGGGAGCCGGAACGACCGGCGCTCCTGGACGTGCCGGAGATGTCCCGGCACAGGTTCGCGCTGTTCGCCGGAACCCTCGCGTTCTACCTCGCGATCGTGTGGGCCGTGGTGATCACCTCGTGGCTGGTCCGGCTCGACTGGCAGGTCATGTTCTTCCGGCCCTACCAGCAGTGGCCGGAGATCCACGCGTTCGTCGACTACTACGTGGTGCTCGGCCAGCGCGGCCCGACCGCGGTGATGGTCGCGGCCTGGCTCGGCTGGCGTTCCTGGCGGCAGCACACCCTGCGCCCGCTGCTGGCGCTCGGCGTCTCCCTGCTCCTGCTGAACGTCACGGTCGGCGCGGCCAAGTACGGCATGGGCCGGCTGGGACCGCACTACGCGACCACCATCGGCGCCAACGAGATGTGGCTCGGCGGCGATATATTTCCGAGCGGTCACACCGCGAACGCCGTCGTGACCTGGGGCATCCTCGCCTACCTGGCCTCGACGCACCGAGCCCGCCGCTGGCTGTCCGCGCTGTCCGCGGTCACCTCGCTCGGGGTCGGCATGTCCACGGTCTACCTCGGTACGCACTGGCTCAGCGACGTGCTCCTCGGCTGGGCGGCCGGGCTGCTGATCCTGCTCGCGCTTCCCTGGTGCGAACCCCTGATCACCCGGGCGGAGGCGCTGGTCCTCGGCCTGCGCGACCGCTGGTTCGCCCGCCGCGACCGCGGCAGGACGACGAAGCGGCCGGTCGGCCCGCCCGTGAGCGTCGCCCCGGCCGGCTCCGGCCGGGAGGAGGCGCCGGCCCGCGAGCCGGTCGCCGCGCCCCGTACCACCCGGGCCCCGGTGTACCTGGCTCCGGGCCCGCACACGGCCCGCTCGGACCGTACGCCGGTGACCCCGGCCGGGAGCCGCAGGCCGCCGCACCCGGACCGCCACCCGCGCGGCTCCGCCCCGGCCGGCCGCCCGCTGTCGGGCGGCTGA
- a CDS encoding I78 family peptidase inhibitor, with product MAPIPTPPAEPQDSPDTYVGLGSDAAERLARERGWSTVRSLAPGTVITMEYRVGRLNFEVKDGRVSRAWKG from the coding sequence ATGGCACCCATTCCCACACCCCCGGCCGAGCCCCAGGACAGTCCGGACACCTATGTCGGCCTCGGGTCCGACGCGGCCGAACGGCTGGCACGGGAGCGGGGCTGGTCCACGGTGCGTTCGCTGGCACCGGGGACGGTCATCACCATGGAGTACCGCGTGGGCCGCCTCAACTTCGAGGTGAAGGACGGCCGCGTCTCGCGGGCCTGGAAGGGCTGA
- the der gene encoding ribosome biogenesis GTPase Der — MNDHIHSEGAGGEHDHGALGDAEYTQFMELAAEEGFDIEEVEGAIEEAGHGPLPVLAVVGRPNVGKSTLVNRIIGRREAVVEDKPGVTRDRVTYEAEWAGRRFKVVDTGGWEQDVLGIDASVAAQAEYAIEAADAVVFVVDAKVGATDTDEAVVRLLRKAGKPVVLCANKVDGPSGEADASYLWALGLGEPHPVSALHGRGTGDMLDRVLEALPEAPAQTFGTAVGGPRRIALIGRPNVGKSSLLNKVAGEERVVVNELAGTTRDPVDELIELGGVTWKFVDTAGIRKRVHLQQGADYYASLRTAAAVEKAEVAVILIDASESISVQDQRIVTMAVEAGRAIVVAYNKWDTLDEERRYYLEREIETELGQVAWAPRVNVSAQTGRHMEKLVPAIETALAGWETRVPTGRLNAFLGELVAAHPHPVRGGKQPRILFGTQAGTKPPRFVLFASGFIEAGYRRFIERRLREEFAFEGTPIHISVRVREKRGAKKK, encoded by the coding sequence ATGAACGACCACATCCACTCCGAGGGCGCGGGCGGGGAGCACGACCACGGGGCGCTCGGCGACGCCGAGTACACGCAGTTCATGGAGCTGGCCGCCGAAGAGGGCTTCGACATCGAGGAGGTCGAGGGCGCGATCGAGGAGGCCGGGCACGGCCCGCTGCCCGTCCTCGCCGTCGTCGGCCGCCCCAACGTCGGCAAGTCGACCCTGGTGAACCGCATCATCGGCCGCCGCGAGGCCGTCGTCGAGGACAAGCCCGGCGTCACCCGCGACCGCGTCACCTACGAGGCCGAGTGGGCCGGGCGCCGCTTCAAGGTCGTCGACACCGGCGGCTGGGAGCAGGACGTCCTCGGCATCGACGCCTCCGTGGCCGCGCAGGCCGAGTACGCCATCGAGGCCGCCGACGCCGTCGTCTTCGTCGTGGACGCCAAGGTCGGCGCCACCGACACCGACGAGGCGGTCGTCCGGCTGCTGCGCAAGGCCGGCAAGCCCGTCGTGCTGTGCGCCAACAAGGTCGACGGCCCCAGCGGCGAGGCCGACGCCTCCTACCTGTGGGCGCTGGGCCTGGGCGAGCCGCACCCCGTCTCCGCGCTGCACGGCCGCGGCACCGGCGACATGCTCGACAGGGTCCTGGAGGCCCTGCCCGAGGCCCCGGCGCAGACCTTCGGCACCGCCGTCGGCGGCCCCCGCCGCATCGCCCTGATCGGCCGCCCCAACGTCGGCAAGTCCTCGCTGCTGAACAAGGTCGCGGGCGAGGAGCGCGTCGTCGTCAACGAACTGGCCGGCACCACCCGCGACCCGGTCGACGAGCTGATCGAGCTGGGCGGCGTCACCTGGAAGTTCGTCGACACGGCGGGCATCCGCAAGCGCGTCCACCTCCAGCAGGGCGCCGACTACTACGCCTCGCTGCGCACCGCCGCCGCCGTCGAGAAGGCGGAGGTGGCCGTGATCCTCATCGACGCCTCCGAGTCGATCTCGGTCCAGGACCAGCGGATCGTCACCATGGCCGTCGAGGCGGGCCGCGCGATCGTCGTCGCCTACAACAAGTGGGACACCCTCGACGAGGAGCGCCGCTACTACCTGGAGCGGGAGATCGAGACCGAGCTGGGCCAGGTCGCCTGGGCGCCGAGGGTCAACGTCTCGGCGCAGACCGGCCGGCACATGGAGAAGCTGGTCCCCGCGATCGAGACCGCCTTGGCGGGCTGGGAGACCCGGGTTCCCACGGGCCGGCTGAACGCCTTCCTCGGCGAGCTGGTCGCCGCCCACCCGCACCCGGTGCGGGGCGGCAAGCAGCCGCGCATCCTCTTCGGCACCCAGGCCGGCACCAAGCCGCCGCGGTTCGTGCTCTTCGCCTCCGGCTTCATCGAGGCCGGCTACCGGCGCTTCATCGAGCGCCGGCTGCGCGAGGAGTTCGCCTTCGAGGGGACGCCGATCCACATCTCGGTGCGGGTGCGCGAGAAGCGCGGCGCGAAGAAGAAGTAG
- a CDS encoding lysophospholipid acyltransferase family protein: protein MTASSAAPTPSEKGAEVGRRIGVGLMYGLWKPRVLGAWRVPATGPLIYAVNHAHNIDGPMVMGVAPRPTHFLIKKEAFVGPLGRFLTGIGQLKVDRHSTDRTAIGQALGVLADGGVLGIFPEGTRGEGDFASLRAGLAYFAVRGGAPIVPVAVLGSTDRPGRLIKALPPLRSRVDVVFGDPFDAGDGSGRRTRKALDEATERIQKQLTAHLENARRLTGR from the coding sequence GTGACCGCATCCTCCGCCGCGCCCACCCCCTCCGAGAAGGGCGCCGAGGTCGGCCGGCGCATCGGCGTCGGCCTGATGTACGGGCTGTGGAAGCCGCGCGTGCTCGGCGCCTGGCGGGTGCCCGCCACCGGCCCGCTGATCTACGCCGTCAACCACGCGCACAACATCGACGGCCCCATGGTCATGGGCGTGGCGCCCCGGCCGACACACTTCCTGATCAAGAAGGAGGCGTTCGTCGGACCGCTCGGACGCTTCCTCACCGGCATCGGCCAGCTGAAGGTGGACCGCCACTCCACCGACCGCACGGCCATAGGACAGGCCCTCGGGGTGCTGGCGGACGGCGGCGTCCTCGGCATCTTCCCGGAGGGCACCCGGGGCGAGGGCGACTTCGCCTCGCTGCGCGCCGGGCTCGCCTACTTCGCGGTGCGCGGCGGCGCCCCGATCGTCCCGGTCGCCGTACTGGGAAGCACGGACCGTCCCGGACGGTTGATAAAGGCGCTGCCTCCGCTGCGCTCCCGCGTGGACGTCGTCTTCGGCGACCCCTTCGACGCGGGCGACGGCAGCGGACGGCGCACCCGCAAGGCCCTGGACGAGGCCACCGAACGCATCCAGAAGCAGCTCACCGCGCACCTGGAAAACGCCAGGCGCCTCACCGGGCGCTGA
- the cmk gene encoding (d)CMP kinase: protein MENGAAPTAPTAPAVIVAIDGPSGTGKSSTSKAVAAQLGLSYLDTGAQYRAITWWMVSNGIDTDDPHAVAAAAGKAEIVSGTDPADPTITVDGVDVAGPIRTQEVTSKVSAVSAVPEIRTRITELQRSIAAAAPLGIVVEGRDIGTTVLPDADLKIFLTASAEARAARRSGELKGADVHATREALIKRDAADSSRKTSPLAKAGDAVEVDTTALTLAQVIECVVTLVEEKRAGK, encoded by the coding sequence GTGGAAAACGGCGCCGCCCCGACCGCCCCGACCGCCCCGGCCGTGATTGTCGCCATCGACGGCCCCTCCGGCACGGGCAAGTCGAGCACGTCGAAGGCCGTGGCCGCACAGCTCGGCCTCAGCTACCTGGACACCGGTGCCCAGTACCGGGCGATCACGTGGTGGATGGTCAGCAACGGCATCGACACCGACGACCCGCACGCCGTGGCCGCCGCGGCCGGCAAGGCCGAGATCGTCTCCGGCACCGACCCGGCCGACCCGACCATCACGGTCGACGGCGTCGACGTGGCCGGTCCGATCCGCACCCAGGAGGTTACCTCCAAGGTCAGCGCGGTCAGCGCCGTGCCGGAGATCCGCACCCGGATCACCGAGCTGCAGCGCTCCATCGCCGCCGCCGCACCGCTCGGCATCGTCGTCGAGGGCCGCGACATCGGCACCACCGTGCTGCCCGACGCCGACCTCAAGATCTTCCTCACCGCCTCGGCCGAGGCCCGCGCCGCCCGCCGCAGCGGCGAGCTGAAGGGCGCCGACGTCCACGCCACCCGCGAGGCCCTGATCAAGCGGGACGCGGCCGACTCCAGCCGCAAGACCTCCCCGCTGGCCAAGGCCGGCGACGCGGTCGAGGTGGACACCACCGCCCTCACCCTGGCGCAGGTCATCGAGTGCGTCGTCACCCTCGTCGAGGAGAAGCGGGCGGGCAAGTGA